The Garra rufa chromosome 23, GarRuf1.0, whole genome shotgun sequence genome includes a region encoding these proteins:
- the LOC141299547 gene encoding up-regulator of cell proliferation-like gives MKKLLENLGLVKYYDEKLTLQTVLQINKNSVTDVPVQSPSDLPWLYLKRLMMLQRTARSVKCSSSEKTDDSKWDDDQDSAKANCPQSVNPLDVLTAVFLCSDSFLQQEMIMKMSMCQFAVPLLLPNSDNNQITLMLWAMRDIVKKYRPHSLPDPSRFVEERIALSELPLVSFVRLGRCNISKSEILNKLLSNPQQHTDIFVHFNMDCGNINKKISNGLVEMAWYLPCGIKNIDVFPEPVAIANLRGDIRDFETQYTFLCEASAAVFVFFESQHLDSQLISVPIRKSSYFLINKLFFVGESNNDNIKATVNKLKLMKNNFIFKANQNDADFVEKFHSKLQDAIKSNNHKMSVVRLAEIARKLKILVDEDAEECQRAKKFANEITSKINDIVQFKEKELPLQGEILIKLAKLEKEECRLKKAGERSIEDYKNELLMQKKELRENQYRINMSDIMSCFINAISTPERAYFLKWLRITLENRSHEVLPQLRQLYKQKCQNICENKTEIAELDKKISNSSLGVEHFIREMSQLYEAAVSLSEDALSRKQLEHLPKLCAQLLLDGFSLELVDGDSSNIPGKWITSVFSELNALVEPKNKIMVVTVLGVQSSGKSTLLNTMFGVQFAVSSGRCTRGAFMQLIKVTEECEAELKCDYIVIIDTEGLKSPELAQLDNSYEHDNELATLVVGLSDVTIVNIAMENSTEMKDILQIIVHAFIRMEKIGKKHKCLFVHQNVADVSAHDSNLRDRKFLLEQLNEMTQAAAKMENKMEIKTFTDVINYDAETDDHYIPGLWHGNPPMAPVSIGYSESVYALKRHIMKIFRDYKSSTINEFLQWTKDLWTAVKFEKFIFSFRNSLVADAYMKLCTEYNKWDWTLRKQMHTWALEAETMILNHGKFKNSKECTVEDVHCNLLQEAESELSKGQNEIIDKIQSYYEQGEGHVELVESYRQDFINSVSSLKTELSNSITRKLDAALSRRNGMMKVEVIKKTYMDTMEKKVLDLLKHCREKKSDMSDSMLDEAFEKMWQETVRTLSYTGLQTQNITTRVFFHLRKNLESRGSSMAQSLDKVKDLHNQGHGNFVVHKGNFISKKLYSQWIKTVQEISDNLIEDCREFVEAKRQSKDDYDDTYIREILNMIDEKLKGHEDLKLKEDFKLSLKLHISGFASREFQNIHNQFIQENNPQTALENFKQSYHSDFIDLYRERDQCQKKADEFMSNCIKPALERYISENLGMEMADKMVIGENSAVFGTRITFQISVLKNLLDEFKFESYFRFIKSYETSVKNFIFSKVKKHFTAENRMFKLEEKLLNELINEITQAIEKAEQDSKKNDIKGFIENICKELENKLVIPKDSVDKISTLNNANQKKFTECLQCSVKDVEKSLKASFQKADFRSKTKHLQTKPQDVLFKRVWGCGEQCPFCKAPCEAGGEAHTKHFVSIHRPKGLSSYSNIYSNELVTDICTSSVHSDARFKCSDTNDKWHPYKEYSKIYPDWQIDPDSSIEASAYWKYVMAEFNEQFADVYGVEPADIPKSWKKITEAQVKESLEKTLNTNSLASVKLTS, from the coding sequence ATGAAGAAACTCCTAGAAAATTTGGGTTTGGTAAAGTACTATGATGAAAAGCTCACTCTCCAAACAGTGCTACAGATCAACAAGAACAGTGTGACAGATGTGCCTGTCCAGTCCCCTTCAGATCTGCCATGGCTGTACTTGAAGAGACTGATGATGCTACAAAGGACAGCGAGGAGCGTTAAGTGTTCTTCATCAGAAAAGACAGACGATTCAAAGTGGGATGATGATCAGGATAGTGCTAAAGCAAACTGTCCTCAGTCAGTAAATCCTTTAGATGTTTTGACTGCTGTGTTCCTTTGTTCTGACAGTTTTCTTCAGCAGGAAATGATCATGAAAATGTCAATGTGTCAGTTTGCAGTGCCTCTGCTGCTTCCAAACAGTGATAACAATCAGATCACTCTTATGCTTTGGGCAATGAGAGATATTGTGAAAAAATACAGACCACACTCATTACCAGATCCAAGTAGATTTGTGGAAGAAAGGATTGCTCTGTCAGAATTACCTTTAGTGTCTTTTGTGAGACTTGGTAGATGCAACATTTCCAAATCAGAAATTCTGAATAAGCTGCTCAGCAATCCACAACAGCACACTGATATCTTTGTGCACTTCAACATGGATTGTGGAAACATCAATAAGAAAATATCAAATGGCTTAGTTGAGATGGCCTGGTATCTTCCTTGTGGAATCAAGAACATTGATGTCTTTCCTGAGCCTGTAGCGATTGCCAACTTGAGAGGTGACATCCGGGACTTTGAAACACAGTACACTTTTCTTTGTGAGGCTTCAGCTGCTGTGTTTGTGTTCTTTGAATCTCAACATTTAGATTCACAGTTAATTTCAGTCCCCATTCGTAAATCTAGCTATTTTTTAATTAACAAGCTATTTTTTGTGGGGGAATCTAACAATGACAACATTAAAGCAACGGTCAACAAGCTCAAACTGATGAAAAACAATTTCATCTTTAAAGCCAATCAGAATGATGCAGACTTCGTTGAAAAATTTCACAGCAAGTTACAAGATGCAATTAAGAGCAACAATCACAAAATGTCAGTTGTTCGTTTAGCTGAGATTGCacgaaaactgaaaatattggTGGATGAGGATGCTGAAGAATGTCAGCGTGCCAAAAAATTTGCAAATGAAATCACATCAAAAATCAATGATATAGTGCAGTTCAAGGAAAAGGAACTACCACTGCAAGGGGAAATCTTGATAAAACTAGCCAAGTTGGAGAAGGAAGAATGCAGATTGAAGAAAGCAGGGGAAAGGAGTATTGAGGACTACAAAAATGAACTTTTGATGCAGAAAAAAGAACTCAGAGAGAATCAATACAGAATAAACATGTCTGATATCATGAGCTGCTTTATCAATGCAATATCAACCCCAGAAAGGGCCTACTTCTTAAAATGGTTAAGAATCACTTTAGAGAATCGATCGCATGAAGTACTGCCTCAACTCAGACAACTGtacaaacaaaaatgtcaaaatatttgtGAGAACAAGACGGAAATTGCTGAGCTTGATAAAAAGATTTCAAACAGTTCTTTAGGAGTGGAGCACTTCATTCGAGAGATGAGTCAGCTTTACGAAGCTGCAGTCTCACTCTCAGAAGATGCACTTTCCCGAAAACAGCTGGAACATTTACCTAAACTCTGTGCTCAACTACTGCTGGATGGATTTTCACTTGAACTTGTGGATGGAGATTCTTCAAATATACCTGGAAAATGGATTACTAGTGTGTTTTCTGAATTAAACGCACTGGTGGAGCCCAAAAACAAGATTATGGTTGTCACTGTTTTGGGTGTCCAGAGTTCAGGAAAGTCAACGCTGCTGAACACCATGTTTGGAGTTCAGTTTGCAGTGAGCAGTGGAAGATGCACCAGAGGAGCCTTTATGCAGCTCATTAAAGTAACAGAAGAGTGTGAAGCTGAACTCAAATGTGATTATATAGTGATAATTGACACTGAAGGACTGAAATCCCCTGAGCTCGCACAACTGGACAACAGCTATGAACATGACAATGAGTTGGCTACTCTTGTTGTTGGACTGAGTGATGTTACAATTGTCAATATCGCTATGGAGAATTCAACAGAGATGAAAGACATTTTACAGATCATTGTTCATGCCTTCATCAGGATGGAGAAAATAGGTAAGAAACATAAGTGTTTGTTTGTCCACCAGAATGTTGCTGATGTCTCAGCTCATGATTCAAACTTGAGAGACCGTAAATTTCTGTTGGAGCAACTGAATGAAATGACACAAGCTGCAGCCAAAATGGAGAACAAGATGGAGATCAAGACATTTACAGATGTAATAAATTATGACGCTGAGACGGATGACCACTACATCCCTGGACTCTGGCATGGAAACCCCCCAATGGCACCAGTGAGTATTGGCTATAGTGAGTCTGTGTATGCTCTCAAAAGGCATATAATGAAGATCTTCAGAGATTATAAATCCAGCACCATCAATGAATTTCTTCAGTGGACAAAAGACTTGTGGACTGCTGTGAAGTTTGAGAAATTCATCTTCAGCTTTAGAAACAGTCTGGTGGCTGATGCATACATGAAATTGTGCACAGAGTACAACAAATGGGACTGGACACTAAGAAAGCAAATGCACACATGGGCATTAGAAGCTGAAACGATGATCTTAAACCATGGAAAATTTAAAAACTCTAAGGAGTGTACAGTTGAAGATGTCCATTGTAATTTACTACAAGAAGCAGAATCTGAGCTTTCAAAAGGACAAAATGAAATTATTGACAAGATCCAATCATACTATGAACAAGGAGAAGGTCATGTTGAACTAGTGGAAAGTTATCGACAAGACTTTATAAACTCTGTCAGTTCTTTAAAGACAGAGCTTTCTAATTCTATCACTAGAAAACTGGATGCAGCTCTTTCACGTCGAAATGGAATGATGAAGGTGGAAGTGATCAAAAAGACATACATGGACACAATGGAGAAAAAAGTGCTAGACTTGCTGAAACACTGtcgtgagaaaaagtcagacaTGTCAGACTCCATGCTGGATGAAGCATTTGAAAAGATGTGGCAGGAGACTGTCAGGACATTGTCATACACAGGGCTCCAGACACAAAATATCACAACAAGAGTTTTTTTTCATTTGAGGAAAAATCTTGAGTCTAGAGGAAGTTCAATGGCTCAAAGCTTAGACAAAGTGAAGGATCTGCACAATCAAGGCCATGGAAATTTTGTTGTCCACAAAGGTAACTTTATATCCAAGAAGTTGTACTCTCAGTGGATCAAGACGGTTCAAGAGATATCAGACAACCTTATCGAGGACTGTAGGGAATTTGTTGAAGCAAAGCGGCAAAGTAAGGATGATTATGATGACACATACATCAGGGAAATTCTTAACATGATTGATGAGAAACTTAAGGGTCATGAAGATCTTAAGCTAAAGGAAGATTTTAAACTGTCTCTTAAATTACACATCAGTGGCTTTGCAAGCAGAGAATTTCAAAATATTCACAATCAATTCATCCAGGAAAACAACCCACAAACAGCCTTGGAGAACTTCAAACAGTCataccattctgactttattgaccTTTACCGTGAACGAGACCAATGTCAGAAGAAAGCTGATGAATTCATGAGTAACTGCATAAAACCTGCCTTGGAAAGATATATTTCTGAGAACTTGGGCATGGAAATGGCAGACAAGATGGTAATTGGTGAAAACTCAGCAGTTTTTGGAACACGGATAACATTTCAGATTTCAGTCTTGAAAAATCTTCTTGATGAATTTAAATTTGAATCATATTTCAGGTTCATTAAGTCATATGAAACATCTGTTAAAAACTTCATTTTTTCCAAAGTCAAAAAACACTTTACAGCAGAGAACAGAATGTTTAAATTAGAGGAAAAGCTTCTGAATGAACTCATCAATGAAATTACTCAGGCAATTGAAAAGGCAGAACAAGACTCAAAAAAAAATGACATCAAGGGATTCATCGAAAACATCTGCAAGGAACTTGAAAACAAGCTTGTGATTCCCAAAGACTCAGTGGACAAAATCAGCACACTGAACAATGCAAATCAGAAAAAATTCACTGAATGCCTTCAATGTTCTGTGAAGGACGTGGAGAAATCACTGAAAGCTAGTTTCCAAAAAGCAGATTTTCGAAGCAAAACAAAGCATCTTCAAACCAAACCACAGGATGTGCTGTTCAAACGTGTGTGGGGCTGTGGGGAACAGTGTCCATTCTGTAAAGCACCATGTGAGGCTGGAGGAGAAGCCCACACTAAACACTTTGTCTCAATACACAGACCAAAAGGACTCAGCAGCTACAGCAATATATATTCTAATGAATTGGTGACAGATATCTGTACATCATCGGTGCACAGTGATGCCCGCTTTAAGTGCTCTGACACCAATGATAAGTGGCATCCATATAAGGAATACAGTAAAATCTATCCAGACTGGCAAATCGATCCAGACTCCAGCATAGAGGCCTCAGCATACTGGAAATATGTGATGGCAGAATTCAATGAGCAATTTGCTGACGTGTATGGTGTAGAGCCTGCAGATATACCTAAATCCTGGAAAAAAATCACAGAAGCCCAAGTAAAGGAAAGCCTAGAGAAAACATTAAACACCAACTCTCTGGCCtctgtaaaactgacatcttaa